The Paucidesulfovibrio gracilis DSM 16080 sequence AACGCGGTCCTTGTCACCGGTGAGCACAGGATAGGCAAAGCCCATGTCCACGGCCATTTTCACGGCCTGCAACAGCTCCTGATCTCCGGCCTCGGCCACGCAGAGCCGGAAAACCCGGCCGCCGCGCACCTTGCTGATCAACTCCTGAAAATCGGCTATCATTATAGTATGCTCCAACGGTCAAAAAGCGTATTCCACCACGGACTCCGTGCCGTCGAGCACGCGGAGCGCCCCCAGGGCCAGAGCCTGCATTTCCATTTCCCCGGGAACCACGGCCACGTCCGCAATCCACTGCACGCGTTCCCGGATGAGCCGCAGGATCAAGTCGGAATGGGCAATGCCGCCCGTGACGATGATGCGGTCCACCTTGCCCTCCAGGGCCGCGGCATATCCGCCGATGTCCTTGCAGGTCTGAAGGACAAAGGCGTTCAGCGCGAGCACGGCGTCGGCATCGTCCTCGGCGTAGCGGCGTTCGATCTCCACCATGTCCTTGGTGCCGAGATAATCGAACATGCCGGCCTGGGTGCTGATCTTACGCACCAGCTCCTCATGGGTGTATTTTCCGCTGAAGCAAAGTCCCACCAGGGGATACGCCGGCAAGGATCCGCAGCGTTCCGGGGAAAACGGGCCGTTGGAGCGCCCGCCGCTGCCATCCACCATGCGCCCGCGCCGGTGCGCGGCAATGGAAATGCCCGACCCGAGATGGGCCACGATGAAGTTGAAGTCCGCGTAGGAGCCGCCCAACTCCCCG is a genomic window containing:
- the buk gene encoding butyrate kinase, which produces MKILAINPGGTSTKIAVFDGAEERLNVNVKHAEDELHRFAAVFDQLPLRRQAILDVLKAQGVALEDLAAVVGRGGLLRSVSGGTYAVNQAMVDDLRNAVSGEHPSNLGPVLAKDIADPLGIPSFIVDPVSVDEFDEVARVSGLADIERPSWLHALNHKAVCRKVAGELGGSYADFNFIVAHLGSGISIAAHRRGRMVDGSGGRSNGPFSPERCGSLPAYPLVGLCFSGKYTHEELVRKISTQAGMFDYLGTKDMVEIERRYAEDDADAVLALNAFVLQTCKDIGGYAAALEGKVDRIIVTGGIAHSDLILRLIRERVQWIADVAVVPGEMEMQALALGALRVLDGTESVVEYAF